TGCATCTATTGCAAACGAGGCTTCAGCAAATCTTGCAGCGAATACAGGGATACATACAGAAACATTTTATAATTTCTCTCTTCTCACTTCAATTGCCTTTGATTCGGGCTATGATGAAATATTCGCTGAACCCTTGAGAAAAAGAATGGTTGCAGGGGATATGCTTGTAGCTATATGCAGTTCAGGAGAAGTACCAAACATCTTATTAGCGGTAAAAGAAGCAATTAACACCGGTGCAACTGTATGTACCTTTTCAGCCATAAATTCAAAAAACACTTTACGATCCCTTGGTACATTAAACTTCTATGTTTCTGCTGAAACTATTATGGATGCAAATCTCTCTCATATGGAAATAATGAATTGGTGGATTAAGCATATGATATCAATTGTATCGTGGCAGGAAGACATTAACAAAAGATACAATCAATATAACTACAGATATGAAGGTAAATTTACAGGCAATTAATTGTTTTAACTACCAATTTCCTGATAATGGTAAAGCAATAATAAAGAGAGGAGTAAGGTAATGAAAACAGTAATTTTTGCAGGAGGCATAGGGACCCGCATCTCCGAAGAATCTCATCTTAAACCCAAGCCAATGATCGAAATAGGTGAAAAACCCATACTATGGCATATCATGAAAATATTTGAGGCGCAGGGATTTAATGACTTCATTATATGTGTAGGCTATAAAAGTTATGTTATTAAGGAATATTTCTTAAACTACTATGTTTACAATTCTGATGTTACCATCAACCTTAGTACAAATAGTTTTGAAGTACACAGATCCAATACTGAAAAATTCAGAGTTACAATAGTAGATACAGGAGTTAATACAGGGACTGCCGGTCGTCTTAAACGTGCTCAACACCACATTGGCAATGAAGAATTTTTACTCACCTATGGAGACGGAGTAGCGGATGTTGACCTTAAACAATTAATAGCTCATCACCATGAACATGGAAAGATCGGGACTGTTACCGCTGTCCAGCCAGAAGGTCGATTCGGTTTACTCGATATAGAATCTGATTCTCATGTGAAATATTTTAATGAAAAATTATCAGGAGATGGTGGATGGATTAACGGCGGTTTTTTCGTGTTGAAACCAGAAATATTTAATTACCTGCCTGATAATGCTGATCAATTGATGTGGGAGGATTACCCTCTTGAAAAACTCACAGAAGATAAACAGCTATCAGCTTATAAACATAAAGGTTTCTGGAAGTGCATGGATGCCATAAGAGATAAATTTGTTCTTGAACAGCTCTGGTCATCAGGCCAGGCCAAATGGAAAATATGGGATTAGGATTTTAAGTAAGCACACGCATGTTTAAAGATATCTATAAAAATAAAAAGGTTCTAATTACAGGTCATACAGGATTTAAGGGATCATGGCTTGCCCTATGGCTCTCAAAATTGGGTGCCAATGTGATTGGGTATTCACTTATTCCTCCAACTGAACCAAACCATTTTCAACTGCTCAATCTGGATATTGTGTCAATTACTGGTGATATTAGAGATTATGAAAAACTTAAACAAATATTAAAAGAACATCAACCGGAAATCATATTTCACCTTGCTGCACAGGCTATTGTAAGAAAATCATATTTAGACCCTATTGAAACTTTTAGCACTAATGTCATAGGTACAGTAAATGTACTTGAAGCATCCAAAGCTGTGGAAAGTGTCAGAGCTATTATCAATGTAACCAGCGACAAATGCTATGAAAATAATGAATGGCTCTGGGGATATCGTGAAAATGATCGGCTGGGAGGATTTGACCCCTACAGTGCATCAAAAGGCTGTGCAGAAATTCTAACCAGTTGCTGGCAAAAATCATTTTTTAGTATTGAAAACTATGGAAAGACACATCAGACACTTCTTGCA
The Desulfatiglans sp. DNA segment above includes these coding regions:
- a CDS encoding SIS domain-containing protein gives rise to the protein MTNWQTHINEIKDILLTLSVRDKNGHITETDTGFKQLQNYTLGVLERKKTIYFIGNGGSASIANEASANLAANTGIHTETFYNFSLLTSIAFDSGYDEIFAEPLRKRMVAGDMLVAICSSGEVPNILLAVKEAINTGATVCTFSAINSKNTLRSLGTLNFYVSAETIMDANLSHMEIMNWWIKHMISIVSWQEDINKRYNQYNYRYEGKFTGN
- the rfbF gene encoding glucose-1-phosphate cytidylyltransferase, whose translation is MKTVIFAGGIGTRISEESHLKPKPMIEIGEKPILWHIMKIFEAQGFNDFIICVGYKSYVIKEYFLNYYVYNSDVTINLSTNSFEVHRSNTEKFRVTIVDTGVNTGTAGRLKRAQHHIGNEEFLLTYGDGVADVDLKQLIAHHHEHGKIGTVTAVQPEGRFGLLDIESDSHVKYFNEKLSGDGGWINGGFFVLKPEIFNYLPDNADQLMWEDYPLEKLTEDKQLSAYKHKGFWKCMDAIRDKFVLEQLWSSGQAKWKIWD
- the rfbG gene encoding CDP-glucose 4,6-dehydratase is translated as MFKDIYKNKKVLITGHTGFKGSWLALWLSKLGANVIGYSLIPPTEPNHFQLLNLDIVSITGDIRDYEKLKQILKEHQPEIIFHLAAQAIVRKSYLDPIETFSTNVIGTVNVLEASKAVESVRAIINVTSDKCYENNEWLWGYRENDRLGGFDPYSASKGCAEILTSCWQKSFFSIENYGKTHQTLLASARAGNVIGGGDWAPDRLIPDIMRAINRHDKVKIRNPYATRPWQHVLEPLSGYLLLGQNLLKEKKEFAEAWNFGPSDDGNKSVEEIVRNVKKDWPILDYEIPKSIDQPHEAGLLRLDCSKAKSKLKWQPVWTSDRAIEKTTHWYKNYYESMSILTSEHINEYTSEAKSKHISWTE